AGCGCGTTGATGCCGCTGCCGACGATGATGTAGTCCGGCCTTGCCATGCCTGTCCCCGCTCAGCGGTTGGAGAAGGTGGGGTCGATAAAAGGCGGGTGAAGGGCCGCGCGGCCCGCGCTCACAGACGCGCGACGAGCTTCACCCAGAGTTTGTCACCTTGCGGCCGGTTTTCGCTGACGAACTCGTGCTGCCACTTGCCGATGAGCGAGATGCCGCCGAAGTCGTATTGCAGCGCGGGACCGAGGGCGAAGGCCTGCCCGCGGTTGCCGATGTCGGTGCCGCCGCGCCGGTCGCCGGTCGTCTGCCTGAACCAGTAGCCGCCGAGCCCGGCCGTCCAGTCCCCCCAGTGCTGGCCGGTGAAAAAGTCGGTGTGGAAGGCCTGGCCGGACCGGTAGTCGGTGTCGGTGTTGCGGGTGTTGAAGGCGTACATCAGCTTGGCCGACGCCTCGAACCCGCTGTCGGACAGGTAGGTGCCGGCCACCACCGGCTCGAACCCCCAATGGTTGGCGCCGATGTTCAGCGGCTTGGTTTTGTCGTAGCGGCCGGTCGGCAGATAGATGTCGAGCGCCGTCACCAGATGGAAGTTCGGCCAGTGCCAGGAGAGGATGAAGGGATCGACCGTGATGTCGCCCAGCCCGAACTGGCGCACCGAGAAGGGGCCGAGGTCGTAGTCGAGATTGACCACCGGCACCAGGATGTGGGCGCCCCAGTTGCCGCCGAGGATTTGATACTCGCTGACATAGAGCAGGCGGGCCACCTCCGCCGTGGCGTTCAGGCGGAAGTTGACGGGGAGCTTGTCGCCGTCGCCGTCGTTGACGCGGTGGGCGGTGTAGTGGGTGAGGTAGTTGAGGAAATAGGTGCCGGGCGGCGGCACCGCGCCGGCCATGATGCCCTCCGCCCCGTCGGGATATTGCGCGACCGCCTCGGTCGCCCGCGCGGGCGCCGCGGCGGCGAGAGCGGCCGTCACGGCCAGGAGGGAGCACAGCCGCCCGAGGCGGTCGGTGAAGGTCGTCATCGTCTCCGGAACTCCCGTTCGGTACTTTTTGGTTCTTGTGGTTCTTGTGGTCCCCTCCCCCCGGGAGAGGGGCCGGGGTCACGCCGCGGACAGCAGCGGGGCGATGCGGGCGTAGGCGCCGGCGGCGAAGACCAGCGGCTCGGTATCGTCCCAGCGGTAGCGCTGGACGCGGCCGAGGATGATCTCGTGGTCGCCGCCGGGATAGGTCGCCGACACGCTGCATTCGAACACCGCGGTGCAGCCGGCGATCACCGGGGCGCCGCCATGGCCGGGGGTCCACTCCACCCCGGCGAACTTGTCGTCGGACGGGCGGGCGAACTGCTGGGAGAGATGCTCCTGCCCGGCCGCCAGGATGTTGATGGCGAAGGCGTCCGCCCCGACGAAGGCGTCGAAGCTCGGCGCCCGGCGCGCCACGCTCCACAGCACCATCGCC
Above is a genomic segment from Azospirillum thermophilum containing:
- a CDS encoding flavin reductase family protein, with the protein product MTSLDPKDFRRALGRFPTGVAVMTTRTPDGRCVGMTANSFSSVSLDPAMVLWSVARRAPSFDAFVGADAFAINILAAGQEHLSQQFARPSDDKFAGVEWTPGHGGAPVIAGCTAVFECSVSATYPGGDHEIILGRVQRYRWDDTEPLVFAAGAYARIAPLLSAA
- a CDS encoding SphA family protein gives rise to the protein MTTFTDRLGRLCSLLAVTAALAAAAPARATEAVAQYPDGAEGIMAGAVPPPGTYFLNYLTHYTAHRVNDGDGDKLPVNFRLNATAEVARLLYVSEYQILGGNWGAHILVPVVNLDYDLGPFSVRQFGLGDITVDPFILSWHWPNFHLVTALDIYLPTGRYDKTKPLNIGANHWGFEPVVAGTYLSDSGFEASAKLMYAFNTRNTDTDYRSGQAFHTDFFTGQHWGDWTAGLGGYWFRQTTGDRRGGTDIGNRGQAFALGPALQYDFGGISLIGKWQHEFVSENRPQGDKLWVKLVARL